A genome region from Arthrobacter sp. V1I9 includes the following:
- a CDS encoding ECF transporter S component codes for MSSPSLTLPSPAPAAARKRRVLEILGAVAIAGTYIYLVLNQPADITGGPGSASALIALSGFLVGAILLVVAVLPTLPPSTIVLIPVALVLNIVLGQFVGSTLVPFYLDAIGTVLIAVLAGPAAGAATGALSSIVWSFFNPTVLPFAAGAALIGCLAGLAARYGLFRRFYFAPVAGFLTGIIGGVVSAPVAAFVFGGTSGVATGAIVSAFRSMGDTLLAAITKQALISDPMDKAIVFTVVAVLVYALPRRASLQFPFVRRHPVLAGKAPEQGS; via the coding sequence ATGTCATCGCCCTCCCTGACGCTGCCATCCCCGGCACCGGCCGCCGCCCGCAAACGCCGCGTACTGGAAATCCTCGGCGCCGTGGCCATCGCCGGCACCTACATCTACCTCGTCCTCAACCAGCCCGCGGACATCACCGGCGGGCCGGGAAGCGCCTCCGCCCTGATCGCCTTGTCCGGTTTCCTGGTGGGCGCCATCCTGCTCGTCGTCGCTGTGCTGCCTACCCTGCCGCCCTCAACCATCGTGCTGATCCCGGTGGCCCTGGTGCTGAATATCGTGCTTGGCCAGTTCGTGGGCAGCACCCTGGTCCCGTTCTACCTCGACGCGATCGGTACGGTACTGATTGCGGTCCTCGCCGGTCCGGCGGCCGGCGCAGCAACGGGTGCCTTGAGCAGCATCGTCTGGTCGTTCTTCAATCCCACCGTGCTGCCATTCGCTGCCGGTGCGGCACTGATCGGGTGCCTCGCAGGCCTTGCTGCGCGTTACGGACTCTTCCGCCGTTTCTACTTCGCGCCCGTCGCCGGGTTCCTCACCGGGATCATCGGTGGAGTGGTTTCGGCCCCGGTGGCGGCCTTCGTCTTCGGCGGCACGTCCGGTGTGGCCACCGGAGCCATTGTCAGCGCCTTCCGTTCCATGGGGGACACCCTCCTGGCCGCCATCACCAAGCAGGCCCTTATTTCCGACCCCATGGACAAAGCCATCGTGTTCACGGTGGTGGCTGTGTTGGTCTACGCCCTGCCCCGCCGCGCAAGCCTGCAGTTCCCGTTTGTCCGGCGGCACCCCGTGCTGGCCGGCAAGGCGCCCGAACAGGGCTCCTGA
- a CDS encoding nucleoside hydrolase has protein sequence MTAFLLDVDTGIDDALALAYLAALPDTEFVSVTATPGNVDVDQVARNTLALLELCGRQGVEVAVGAREPLAIPLLTTPETHGPQGIGHAVLPEPAGSVSARNAVDLWVEHARARPGELTALITAPLTNFALALRQEPQLPELLAKVVIMGGSFYHQGNTTPTAEWNTHVDPHAAKEVYAAFQGMPLEKLPIVCSLDTTERMELHPVHVRQLAEASGAKVPELVLPEQPEGQRSTSDNILVRHLSDALRFYFEFHRHYDQGYLAHVHDYFAAGVAAGTLDFEARPATVDVETGSPMLIGTTVADFRGLWGQAPNARVVCANYPDAAFRELVSAVGSLARRLG, from the coding sequence ATGACCGCCTTCCTGCTGGACGTGGACACAGGGATTGACGATGCCCTGGCCCTCGCCTACCTTGCCGCCCTGCCGGACACGGAGTTCGTCTCTGTCACCGCCACTCCGGGAAATGTTGACGTGGACCAGGTGGCGCGCAACACCCTGGCGCTGCTGGAGCTGTGCGGCCGCCAAGGGGTGGAGGTGGCCGTCGGCGCGCGGGAACCGCTGGCCATACCGCTGCTGACCACTCCCGAAACGCACGGCCCCCAAGGCATCGGCCACGCGGTCCTGCCGGAACCGGCCGGCAGTGTGTCGGCGCGCAACGCCGTCGACCTGTGGGTGGAACACGCCCGGGCCCGGCCGGGGGAGCTGACCGCCCTCATCACCGCACCCCTGACCAACTTTGCGCTGGCTCTGCGGCAGGAACCGCAACTGCCGGAGCTGCTGGCCAAGGTGGTGATTATGGGCGGCAGCTTCTACCACCAGGGCAATACAACGCCCACCGCAGAGTGGAACACGCACGTGGACCCGCACGCGGCCAAGGAAGTCTATGCCGCTTTTCAGGGCATGCCGCTGGAAAAGCTTCCGATTGTGTGTTCCCTGGACACCACCGAGCGGATGGAGCTGCACCCCGTACATGTCCGGCAGCTGGCAGAGGCGTCCGGGGCGAAAGTTCCCGAACTGGTGCTGCCGGAACAGCCGGAGGGCCAGCGCAGCACGTCCGACAACATCCTGGTACGGCACCTGTCCGATGCGCTGCGGTTCTACTTCGAGTTCCACCGCCACTACGACCAGGGCTACCTTGCCCACGTCCACGACTACTTCGCCGCCGGCGTCGCAGCCGGCACCCTCGACTTCGAGGCGCGTCCCGCCACCGTTGACGTCGAGACTGGCTCGCCGATGCTGATCGGCACCACGGTGGCTGACTTCCGGGGGCTCTGGGGCCAGGCGCCAAACGCCCGGGTGGTGTGCGCCAACTATCCTGACGCTGCCTTCCGCGAGCTGGTGTCCGCCGTCGGCAGCCTGGCCCGGCGGCTCGGATGA